Below is a genomic region from Mycobacteriales bacterium.
TGGTCCGTGCTCGGTTGTCGGGTTTTCGGGCGCCCGGGCGGGCAGTTGTGTGCTACTTCGTGCGGTGGGGGCGCGGTTTCACCGTGACCGAGACGGTTCGGGCGCGGGGTTTCGCCGCGACCTTGAGGAACGACGTGCCGCGTCCGGACGTGACCGATCCGCCGGCAACCGAGACCACGAAGCGGCGGGGATGCATCCGCGCCGGAACGAAGACCACCGTCGGGCCGATGCCGCGGCGTGGCCGGTAGCTGAACGTGAGCGTCTTGGTGTCCGGGTTCCACGACATCGCCGTCGGCGTCCCGGCGATCTCCTGCGGATACGGGTGCGACAGCACGACGAGCTTCGCGGTCTTCACGGTCGAGGGCCGGGCGTCGTCGGCGTAGAGGCCCTCCTGCGCGCTGCCGGTCGGGTCGTTCCACAGCTTGTACGCCCAGTACATCCAGCCGGTCAGGTGCTCGTCGGCGTATCGGGTCATGTCCGCGAGGTCGCCGAGGTCGTCGCCGGCGCCGAACTCGCTCATCAGCCCGCCGCTGCCCAGCCGGCGGATCTGGTCCGCCGCGTTGTCCATCACGCGCGGTTCATTGACCTTGCAGTCCAGCCCGCCCGGAACCACGCCTCCCTCGACGAACGCAGTCGTGCAGGCGTAGTCGTGCCAGGACAACCCGACCTCGGGGTCATCCACCCGGGTGAAGCTCGACGCGGAGATCGCGTTGAACAAGAACTGCGGCTCGAACCACACGAGGTTGTGCGCATCGACCTTTCGGATCGCGACGCGGATGTGGTTGTAGAAGCGTTCCAACGTCGCGTCGAAGATCGGGCAGCCGAGCGGGTTGGCGCAGGTCAGCATCTGCAGCCCGCCGTTGGGCTCGTTGAACAAGTCGTAGCCCATCAGGTACGGCTGGTTCCGCCACTTCTTCGCGACCGCGACCCAGGCCTGCGTGTAGTAGCGCCACAGGTCGTAGTCGTCGTTCCAGAGGTGGGAGTAGGTGTCCTCGACGGCGGGCTGCTGGTCGTTGACGAAGAACGACCCGAGGTTCGCGAACGGCAGGCCGTCGTCGTGGACCGCCCACGCAGGGAAGCCTTCGCCGTCGAACCTCTCGTTGAACGCGTCCTGGTGGAAGTCCAGCAACACCCAGATGTGATGGGCCGCGAGCAGCTTCACGATCCGGTCGACCCGGTCGAGGTAGCGGTGGTCGATCACGCCGCGCTTGGGCATGACTCCGGCGAAGAGCACCCCGAGGCGTACGCCGTTGATGCCGTTGGCGGCGAGGAACCTCGCGTCCCGTGCCGTGAAGCCGCGTCGGGTCGCCGGGGCGACGTACGGCGGTCGCTTGTAGACGGCGTTGATGCCGTGGATGATCACGACCCGCCCGGTCCCGTCGACGAGGAACGGGCCGCGGTGTCGCAGCTGCGGCTCAGCGGTCGCCGGTCGACCGAGACCCGGACCGGTGGCGGACGCTGGCGAGCGCGTTGGCGCGGATGCTGCCGGCAGAGCGGTGGCCAGCATCGTGCCGGTCGTGATGATCGCGGTCAGGACGCCAAGTGCTCGCCGCGCTCGGGCGATCATCGCCTACGGCTTTTCCATGCTGTCCACGAAACGCTTCACGCGCTCGGCGTCCCCGCTGATCCACGCGCCGTCACCTTGAGCCTCGTCGAGGCCGACCCGGCCGTAGAAGAGCAGCACGAGAGGCGCAGGCGGCCCGGCCAGCTTGTCGGCACCCTCCACCGCTCCGGCTCGGATCGATGCCGCGTCGTCCGCGACGACGATCGAGAAGGGCATCCCGCCGTCGGGCGAGACGGTCAGCGTGTAGTCGCTCTGCCCGAAGGCCGGCACGTACGTGTGCAGCACATTGGCCAGCAGGCGAAGCGTGAGCAGGCAGGAGGTGTCGTCGAGTGGCCACGGTTCTCCGACAGCCTGCGCGACATCGCGCCCGTGGATCGTCAGCTCGCTGATCCAGTTGGTACGTAGGCAGGCGACGTCCAACGGCACGCCGCCGCGCAGCGGGAAGATCGCGTCGAGGGGGAGCTCGGGCCAGAACGCCGCGTACTTCGCGTTCCTGGCGCGGAGCCGGCCGACCAGCTCGCCCATCGTGGCGGAGGCGAACTCCTGGATCTCGTCGTGGTTGATCCGCTCGACGTCGCGCGCCGAGTCCGCCCGCTTCCGGTCGGCGTCGAGATAGCGGCCGACCATCGAGACCAGGTGCGCGGCGACGTCGTGGGCCGTCCAGCGGTCGTTCGCCAGCGGCGTCTCGGGGGCGACTCGCAGGAGGAGGTCGACGTTGCGCGTGAGTGCGGCTGACTCGCAGCTGCTCAGGGTCTCCCGGTCGACGGGCCAGGCGAGCATGGCTGAACCTTAGTGATCAACGCGCTCGCAAAGGCTCACATCGACGTGACGCGCGTCAGGAAATAGCGTCTCGCCCGTGAAGCATCGGATCGTCGACGTACGAGGTACCCGCATCCACTGCGTCGAGGAAGGCGCCGGGCCGCTCGTCCTGCTGGTGCATGGCTTTCCCGAGTCCTGGTACTCCTGGCGCCACCAGTTGCCGGTGATCGCCGAGGCCGGCTTCCGGGCGGTGGCGATCGACGTCCGCGGCTACGGCCGGTCGTCCGCGCCGGTCGAGGTCGAGGCCTACGGGATGGTCCACCACGTCGGCGACACGGTCGGCGTCGCCCAGGCACTGGCCGGCACGGGGGAGCAGGCCATCGTCATCGGTCACGACTGGGGCTCGCCGATCGCGGCGCACTCGGCGCTGCTTCGCCCCGACGTGTTCCGTGCCGTGGCGCTGCTCAGCGTTCCGTACAACGCGCCAGGCGGCCCTCGCCCCACCGAGGCGTTCGCCAAGATGGGTGAGCTCGCCGGTCAGATGACGGGCCAAGAGGAAGAGTTCTACATCAACTACTTCCAGGAGCCCGGGCGGGCCGAGCGGGAGTTCGAGGCCGACGTACGCACCTCGTTGTACAAGTTCTACGTCAGCGCTTCCGCGGACTCCCACCGCAGCGTCGACGGCGGCACGACCGCGACGGTCGCGAAGGGCAAGCTGCTGCTCGACCGGGTGACACTGCCCGACGAGATGCCAGGCTGGTTGACCGAGGTCGACCTCGACTTCTACACCGAGCAGTTCGAGTACTCCGGGTTCCGGGGTCCGCTCAACCGTTATCGCAACGTCGACCGCGACTGGCTCGATCTGCGTGCCTGGACCGGTGCGCCGATCCGCCAGCCGTCGTTGTTCATCGGCGGCGACCGGGATGGTCCGGTGATCTGGGGGCAGAACGCGATCAAGCGGTTCCCGGAGAGCATGCCGGCCAGTCGCGGCACGCACATCCTGGACAACTGCGGGCACTGGGTGCAGCAGGAGAAGCCCGACGAGGTGAACCGCCTCCTCCTCGACTGGCTCGCCTCGCTCTAGCGAAGCCCCGCTGCGCTGAGCCTGTGCGGCTCGGCTCGGAGAAGCGCCATTCGTCATAGCCCGATGACGCTCGTCCGTCGGCGCCACAAATGACGAGAAGTAGCCATGTCTTCCGGTGCCGCTGGCACCGATGATCCGATCACGAGATCTGCTGGACAGAAGGATTCACCGTGCGCGTTTACCCCAAGACAGTCACGTCCGGTCTGGCCCTCGGGCTCGCGTCGGCGCTTGCCCTCGCCTCGTCCGCGGCCGCATCCGCCGCCTCGACCTCGGGGCATCACGCGACACCCAAGCACCCGGTGGCCGCGCTCAGCGTTTCCACGACGAAGCCGGCGGTCGGCAAGAAGGTCGTCGCCATCGCAAGTCACAGTCGCCTGCCCAAGGGTGACCGGCTGCGCAAGGCCAAGGTTGCGTTCGGCGACGGGAGCAAGGCCGTCGTCCTGCACAGTCTCAAGGCCCGCGCCCGGCACGCGTACTCCAAGTCCGGCAGATACACGGTGGTCCTCACGATCGTGGACAAGCACGGAGTGAAGGCCACCAAGTCCAAGACCATCACCGTTCACGCGGCGCACGGCTCTCGGCCGCCGGCCTCGAACGGGTTGCCGATCAAGATCCCGGCGGGTGTGTCTCCGGTGGCACCGATCTCCTTCCTGGGCCTCTCCTCGACGGCGTTGTCCAGCGTGTCCTCGCGCCTCGGAATCCCGACCGGCACGCTCCGTGGGCTGCCGGTTGGCTTCCTCGGGTTGCTTCCGAAGGGCGACGTCACCGGCGCCGCGTTGCCGAGCCTCCCCGGGCTGGCCGGAGTGCCCGCCGTGGGTGACCTGGTCTCGCTGCTGTCGGGGACACTGGGCGGGTTGCCGTTCTCCCTGCCGATCGACATCGGCCTGGTCGGTACGCAGCCGATCGGCACGGTGCCCTCGACGGTGCTGTCCTCCGTTCAGCTGACCTCGCTGTCGACCCTGCTCGGTGTCCCGACCTCGGTCCTGTCCGCGCTGCCGCTCAGCGTGCTCCGGCTGTTGCCCGGCAATCTCGTTCAGTACGTCACCTCGGGCACCCCGGCTGCTCTTCCCATCTCGCTTCCGACGGGCCTGTCGCCCACCACCCTGATCTCCTCGCTGAGCTTGTCCTCCGCGGCGCTGGCCGCCGTGTCCTCACTCGTCGGGATTCCGGCGGCGACGCTCACCGGCCTGCCGGTGGGTTTCCTGGCCCTGCTGCCCATCAGTGACCTGACCGGCGGGACATTGCCGAGCCTCCCGGGGCTTGACGGCGTACCCGCCGTGGACGACCTGGTGTCGGTGCTGTCGGGGACGCTGGGCGGGCTGCCGTTCACCCTGCCGACCGACACCGGCCTGGTCGGTACGCAGCTGATCGGGACCGTGCCGTCCACGGTGCTGTCCTCGGTTCAGCTGACGTCGCTGTCGACCCTGTTCGGTGTCCCGACCTCGGTTGTGGCCGGCCTGCCGCTCGGCGTGCTCGGGCTCTTGCCGGGGAACTTGGTGCAGTACGCCACCGGCGGGACGCCGCCGTCAGGTCTTCCCCTCACGCTCCCGTCCGGCCTGGCGCCGGGCGACCTGATCTCCTCCCTCGGCCTGTCGCCGACCGCGCTGTCCAGCGTGTCGTCGTTGCTCGCCATCCCGACCGGCACGCTCACCGATCTCCCGGTCGGCTTCCTTGCGCTGTTGCCGTCCGGCGACCTCACCGGTGGCGGGTTGCCGAGCCTCCCCGGACTCGCCAGCCTTCCGCTGGTCGGCAACCTGCTCGGGATGCTCCTTGCCGGGCTTCCGATCACCATCCCGTCGGGAGTGCTGCCGACGACCCTGATCTCCGCGCTGCCGGCAGGGGTGCTCTCGGCGCTTCAGCTCGACACCCTGTCGACGTACTTCGGGATCGACACCTCGGTGCTCGACACGTTGCCGGTGAACGTGTTGACGTTGCTCCCGACCGGCCTGCTCAACGGGCTGTAACCGCTTCCACAACTAGGCGTTTGACAAATAACTACTTGTACAAATAACCTCCTGTACGCCGGACGGAGAACGGCGACAGGAGAGGTGGAGCATGAGTGAGCAGGACTACTCGGCGACGGTGCGAGTGGCCGCCGCCAAGGACGAGGTGTTCCTGGCGCTGACGACGCTGGACGGGCTGAGCGCGTGGTGGACGCCCGCGACGGGCGATCCGACGACCGGAGGGGTGATCACCTTCACCTTCGGTCCCCACGGCGCGGCGGTGATGCGGGTCGACCAGGCCGACCGTGACGCCGGCGTGCGGTGGACGACCCTCGAGTGCCTGGTCGAGGACTGGGTGGGCACCAGCCAGCAGTTCGAGCTCACGGCATTGCCCGGGGGTGGCACCGAGATCCGGTTCCGGCATGTCGGTCTGACCCCCGAGCTGGAGTGCTACGGCGACTGCAAGAACGGTTGGGACCACTTCGTGGACAGCCTCACGGTCTACGTCGAGACCGGAACGGGGAACCCGAACGGATCGGACGCGGACGCTCGGCGCCGCGAGCTTCGCGCCGCCACGAAGGTCGCCGCAGGCGCGGCCTGAGATCGTTGCGGTCATGAGTAGTGCGAAGGCAGCGTCGGCGGCGGGCGTCCAGGATGACCATGCCGACGCTGCCTTGCGCGCGTTGGCCGACCCTCATCGGCGCCAGATCCTGCGTCTGGTGCAACAGGGCGAGCTCGCGGCGGGGGAGATCGCGTCGCAGTTCGATGCCTCGCAGCAGGCGATCAGCCATCACCTTCAGGTGCTCGCCAAGGCGGGGCTGCTCAGCGAGCGTCGCGACGGCGTGCGACGGCTCTACTCGCTCGACCCCCACGGACTGGACCCGGTGCGAGAGGTGCTGACCGAGCTGTGGCCCTCGGCTCTGCAACGGCTCAAGCAGGTCGTCGAGAAAGAGCACAAGACGTCGTGAGCGCCGCAGATGTGCTGACCGCGTCGGTGCGCATCGCGGCGCCACCCGAGAGCGTCTTCCCGTTCCTCGTCGACTCGGCGCTGATCGTGGAGTGGATCGGGGAGTGGGCGAAGCTCGAGCCGGAGCCCGGCGGGACGTTCGCCCTCGACTTTCCCGGTACCGCGGTGCGCGGCGAGTACGTCGCGATCGAACCGCCGCACCGGGTCGTCTTCACCTGGGGCGTGCCGGGTCACGAAACGATGCCGACCGGCTCCACGACGGTGGAGATCCAGCTGAGCGCGGACGGCTCCGGCACCCTCGTCGAGCTGTTCCATCGCGACCTGCCGGCCGACGAGTTCGACCGCCACCTCGAGGGCTGGACGGAGATGCTGGGCAAGCTCGCGACCAATCGCGGCTGGCCATTGCCGTCCTGACGTCCTGGAGGACCACCAGGCGGCAACCGCACAGAGCGGGCGACGGGAATCGAACCCGCATAGCCAGCTTGGAAGGCTGGAACTCTAGCCATTGAGCTACGCCCGCGCGGACCCACCCGACCTAAGATCGACGGGCACGCCGCGGGGCGTAGCGTAGTGGCTAGCGCGCCTGCTTTGGGAGCAGGAGATCGGGAGTTCGAGTCTCCCCGCCCCGACTGCGACACCACTGCTTCGTCACAGACCCACCGCCCGCCTTGATCCGCACAGGAGATTCAGCGCCGTCATGAAGAGCGCCGTCGAGACCCTCGGCCCCACCCGCGTCAAGCTCACCGTCGAGGTGCCGTTCGACGAGCTCCAGCCCGCGCTTTCCGAGGCGTACAAGAAGATCGGCCAGCAGGTGCGGGTCAAAGGCTTCCGCCCGGGCAAGGTGCCGGCCCGCCTGATCGACCAGCACGTCGGCCGCGGCGCGGTCCTCGAGCAGGCCGTCAACGACGCGCTGCCCGGCTTCTACGGCGACGCGGTGCGGGAGCAGGAGGTCGAGATCCTCGGCCACCCCGAGATCGACGTCACGAACTTCGCCGACGGCGAGGACCTGGTCTTCACCGCCGAGGTCGACGTACGGCCGGAGATCGCGCTTCCTGACTACGACGGCCTCCCGGTCTCGGTGGAGGACGCCGAGGTCGACGAGGACGAGGTCGAGCAGCAGGTCCAGGCGCTCCGCGACCGCTTCGCCACGCTGGCCACCGTCGAGCGCGCCGCGGCGTCCGGCGACTACGTGTCGATCGACCTGTCGGCGACGATCGACGGCGAGCCGGTCGAGGACGCGACCGCCAACAACCTCTCCTACGAGGTCGGCAGCGACGCGCTGGTCAGCGGACTCGACGAGGCGATCATCGGCCTGTCGGTCGGGGAGTCCAAGGAGTTCGACACGCAGCTGCGCTCGGGCGACGAAGGCGGCCAGGCGGCGAAGGCCACCGTCACCGTTCGGAGCGTCAAGGAGAAGCAGGTCCCCGAGCTCGACGACGACTTCGCCCAGACCGCGAGTGAGTTCGACACCATCGAGGAGCTGCGCGCCGACATCCGCGACCGCTTCAAGCGGGTCAAGGCACTGACTCAGGGCGTCCAGGCGCGGGAGAAGGTCCTGGAGACCCTGCTGGAGAAGGTCGACGTACCCGTGCCCCAGCACGTCCTCGGCGACGAGGTCTCCTACCGCCTGCAGGAGCTCGACAGCCAGCTTCAGGCCGCCGGTATCACCAAGGAGGACTACGCCAAGGCGGAGGACACCACCGCCGAGGCGATCGATGCCGACATCGAGGCCAACGCCGGAAAGGCGATCCGCTCGCAGTTCATCCTCGACGCGATCGCGAAGACGGAAGAGGTGTCGGTCGACGAGTCCGACCTCACCGAGGAGATCGTCCGCCGCGCGGCCCGGTCCGGGATGCGCGCCGACGCCTACGCCCAGCAGGTCGTCAACGCGGGCGCGCTCGGCTCGCTGATGTCGGACATCCTTCGCGGCAAGGCGCTCGCGCTCGTGATGGA
It encodes:
- a CDS encoding cellulase family glycosylhydrolase; the protein is MIARARRALGVLTAIITTGTMLATALPAASAPTRSPASATGPGLGRPATAEPQLRHRGPFLVDGTGRVVIIHGINAVYKRPPYVAPATRRGFTARDARFLAANGINGVRLGVLFAGVMPKRGVIDHRYLDRVDRIVKLLAAHHIWVLLDFHQDAFNERFDGEGFPAWAVHDDGLPFANLGSFFVNDQQPAVEDTYSHLWNDDYDLWRYYTQAWVAVAKKWRNQPYLMGYDLFNEPNGGLQMLTCANPLGCPIFDATLERFYNHIRVAIRKVDAHNLVWFEPQFLFNAISASSFTRVDDPEVGLSWHDYACTTAFVEGGVVPGGLDCKVNEPRVMDNAADQIRRLGSGGLMSEFGAGDDLGDLADMTRYADEHLTGWMYWAYKLWNDPTGSAQEGLYADDARPSTVKTAKLVVLSHPYPQEIAGTPTAMSWNPDTKTLTFSYRPRRGIGPTVVFVPARMHPRRFVVSVAGGSVTSGRGTSFLKVAAKPRARTVSVTVKPRPHRTK
- a CDS encoding maleylpyruvate isomerase N-terminal domain-containing protein, with amino-acid sequence MLAWPVDRETLSSCESAALTRNVDLLLRVAPETPLANDRWTAHDVAAHLVSMVGRYLDADRKRADSARDVERINHDEIQEFASATMGELVGRLRARNAKYAAFWPELPLDAIFPLRGGVPLDVACLRTNWISELTIHGRDVAQAVGEPWPLDDTSCLLTLRLLANVLHTYVPAFGQSDYTLTVSPDGGMPFSIVVADDAASIRAGAVEGADKLAGPPAPLVLLFYGRVGLDEAQGDGAWISGDAERVKRFVDSMEKP
- a CDS encoding alpha/beta hydrolase, which codes for MKHRIVDVRGTRIHCVEEGAGPLVLLVHGFPESWYSWRHQLPVIAEAGFRAVAIDVRGYGRSSAPVEVEAYGMVHHVGDTVGVAQALAGTGEQAIVIGHDWGSPIAAHSALLRPDVFRAVALLSVPYNAPGGPRPTEAFAKMGELAGQMTGQEEEFYINYFQEPGRAEREFEADVRTSLYKFYVSASADSHRSVDGGTTATVAKGKLLLDRVTLPDEMPGWLTEVDLDFYTEQFEYSGFRGPLNRYRNVDRDWLDLRAWTGAPIRQPSLFIGGDRDGPVIWGQNAIKRFPESMPASRGTHILDNCGHWVQQEKPDEVNRLLLDWLASL
- a CDS encoding PKD domain-containing protein, producing MRVYPKTVTSGLALGLASALALASSAAASAASTSGHHATPKHPVAALSVSTTKPAVGKKVVAIASHSRLPKGDRLRKAKVAFGDGSKAVVLHSLKARARHAYSKSGRYTVVLTIVDKHGVKATKSKTITVHAAHGSRPPASNGLPIKIPAGVSPVAPISFLGLSSTALSSVSSRLGIPTGTLRGLPVGFLGLLPKGDVTGAALPSLPGLAGVPAVGDLVSLLSGTLGGLPFSLPIDIGLVGTQPIGTVPSTVLSSVQLTSLSTLLGVPTSVLSALPLSVLRLLPGNLVQYVTSGTPAALPISLPTGLSPTTLISSLSLSSAALAAVSSLVGIPAATLTGLPVGFLALLPISDLTGGTLPSLPGLDGVPAVDDLVSVLSGTLGGLPFTLPTDTGLVGTQLIGTVPSTVLSSVQLTSLSTLFGVPTSVVAGLPLGVLGLLPGNLVQYATGGTPPSGLPLTLPSGLAPGDLISSLGLSPTALSSVSSLLAIPTGTLTDLPVGFLALLPSGDLTGGGLPSLPGLASLPLVGNLLGMLLAGLPITIPSGVLPTTLISALPAGVLSALQLDTLSTYFGIDTSVLDTLPVNVLTLLPTGLLNGL
- a CDS encoding SRPBCC domain-containing protein; this translates as MSEQDYSATVRVAAAKDEVFLALTTLDGLSAWWTPATGDPTTGGVITFTFGPHGAAVMRVDQADRDAGVRWTTLECLVEDWVGTSQQFELTALPGGGTEIRFRHVGLTPELECYGDCKNGWDHFVDSLTVYVETGTGNPNGSDADARRRELRAATKVAAGAA
- a CDS encoding metalloregulator ArsR/SmtB family transcription factor, whose amino-acid sequence is MSSAKAASAAGVQDDHADAALRALADPHRRQILRLVQQGELAAGEIASQFDASQQAISHHLQVLAKAGLLSERRDGVRRLYSLDPHGLDPVREVLTELWPSALQRLKQVVEKEHKTS
- a CDS encoding SRPBCC domain-containing protein, producing the protein MSAADVLTASVRIAAPPESVFPFLVDSALIVEWIGEWAKLEPEPGGTFALDFPGTAVRGEYVAIEPPHRVVFTWGVPGHETMPTGSTTVEIQLSADGSGTLVELFHRDLPADEFDRHLEGWTEMLGKLATNRGWPLPS
- the tig gene encoding trigger factor, translating into MKSAVETLGPTRVKLTVEVPFDELQPALSEAYKKIGQQVRVKGFRPGKVPARLIDQHVGRGAVLEQAVNDALPGFYGDAVREQEVEILGHPEIDVTNFADGEDLVFTAEVDVRPEIALPDYDGLPVSVEDAEVDEDEVEQQVQALRDRFATLATVERAAASGDYVSIDLSATIDGEPVEDATANNLSYEVGSDALVSGLDEAIIGLSVGESKEFDTQLRSGDEGGQAAKATVTVRSVKEKQVPELDDDFAQTASEFDTIEELRADIRDRFKRVKALTQGVQAREKVLETLLEKVDVPVPQHVLGDEVSYRLQELDSQLQAAGITKEDYAKAEDTTAEAIDADIEANAGKAIRSQFILDAIAKTEEVSVDESDLTEEIVRRAARSGMRADAYAQQVVNAGALGSLMSDILRGKALALVMERAKITDASGRPVDLELLGRPEVPESHDHDHEGHDHDHEGHDHDHEDDEPAE